The DNA window CTCGATGGAGGGACCCTGGATCGACGTCTACAAGATGGAAACGACGATCCCCGATGACACTCGCCACGGCGTGGTCTTCCCCATCACCCGCGATCAGTGGGACGCCATCATCGCCGCCTACGGCAACAAGTGATTCAACCCACGCAATCTGGATGGCAATTTCGCTGATCTCTTCGACTTGCTACCGATCGGGCATCAGCGTTTTCTTCGTCGACTCAATTGCCGATGCCATCCGCCAGCGACGCCATTCCCGAAATCCTCATTCGCGAAGCCGATCCCGAGGACGCCGCCGCCATCCTTGCCTATATCGATGAGGTCGCGGGGGAGACTGACTTTCTCGGATTCGGCCGCGGCGAATTCGATCTGGATCTCGAGAAGGAAACCAAATACCTGGAGGAGCAAAGGGATTCCAACAACAGCGTTTATCTGCTGGCCATGATGGACGGGGAGATCGCCGGCACCCTGTCCTATACCGGCGGCCGTCGTGCGCGCACCCGGCACACCGGGGAGCTTGGGATCACGGTGCGACGTCGCTATTGGGGTCAGGGCATCGGTTCGCTTCTGATGGAAAGTCTCATCGCGTGGGCCCGATCTTCAGGCGTGGTCACCAAGCTCGATCTCCTGGTGCGAACGGACAACGAACGCGCCATTCAACTTTACGAGCGCATGGGATTCGAACGGGAGGGCCGTATCCGCCACGCCGTCCACATCGACGGTGTCTACCACGATGCGCTCTGTATGGGATTGATTCTCGATCAATAGCTATTGCTAGACCGCGAATACGCGGATCCCCGGGGATATCATTCCTTCCACGGGAACCGCTTCCTCTTGGCACCACAGGGGTGCTCTTCGGCTCGCCCGTCCACGTAAACCGCCACCCACTCGGCCAAACGTTGTCCCAACCGCAGACACGACTCGCGCTCCTTTTCCTCGCGCGGTTCTCCGGCCTGAATGGCACCGTAATGCAGGGTGAACTGATGCCCGGCATAGTCCGTCACTCCGAACACCAAGAATCCGAAATTCATCATCACGGTCATCAGAACCTGGCAGGTCAGCTCCGCTCCGCCGCCCCACCCACCCTGCGAACTGAAGGCACAGCCGATTTTCCCGTCGACGTCGGCCCAGACGGGACGAACCTCTTCGTCCCAGAACTTCTTCATCTCCCACGGGATGCTTCCCATATGGGTTGGGGCACCGAGAGCGAGTCCATCGCACCAGAGAATGTCTTCGCGGCTGGCCGCATCGATCGCTTTGACCCGGATATCCATCCCTGGAATCCGTTTGGCGCCTTCACCCACCAGATCCGCCATCTTTGCCGTGTTTCCGGTCGCGCTGTAGTGGAGAACGAGAATCTTTCCCATAGCTCGACATTTGAGCGACCTGATCGGGTTTTGCCGATCGAAATCAGCTCATGACCACAATCACCCACATCCGTCTTTTCCGCATCGCACCGCCGGTCTTCCAGAGGTTGTTATGCTCTTTGGATTCATGGTCATTTTCATAAGTCATTGCTGGTCTCGAGTAGCCACTTCGCTGTGCCGAAGTGTTTCCTGGCCTCAAGAACGCCAACACAGCGGCGTTGTTGCATTTCTTCGCATCTGACGCCTTGGCGGGCTCTTCGCACTGGGTGATCAAGGCTGAAATTGCATGACAGCCTCTAGAGAAACGGCGTGAAGAGACGGGCAATCCCATCCCGGAATTTCACGGGAAGCGGCCGGCTGTCTACAGACTCAAGCGAAACCGGACGAGCCGATTCAATCCGCTCGTCGACCATGCCGCTCAATTGCCGCGCCAGTTCGGTGTCGTAACACTCGATGTTGTATTCGAAATTCAGGCGAAGGCTTCGCGGATCCCAATTGGCCGATCCGATGAGCGACCACTGGTCATCGACGACCATGATCTTGGAATGATCGAAGACCCCGGAAGCCAGCCAGACCCGGCACCCATGCATCAAGACCTGCCAGAGAATCGCCATGGTGGCCCAATGCACGATCTTGAGATTGTTATTCTCGGGCAGGACGATGTCCACCGTGACGCCGCGCATCGCGGCCAGATTCAGAGTGGCGATCAGATCCTGGTCGGGAAGGAAATACGGGGTGACCACGCGAACGCTCTTGCGGGCGGCGGAAATGCCCGCCAGGAGGGCCCATTTCAGCCGGCCGACATCCGCGTCCGGGCCGTCGACGATGCTTCGTGCGACAACCGGACCCTCTTCCGCCACCGGGACGAACCATGGATGCCCGGCCAATTGTTCACCGGAGGCAAACTGCCAGTCGTCGGCAAACACCGCCTGCATGTTCGATACAATCGGTCCCGTCACCCTGAAATGCGTATCCCGAATCTTGAGGCCTCTGCCGGGTATCGAGCAATTGCCGTCCCGGATGTTCATTCCGCCGGTGAAACCGACCAAACCATCGACAATCAGGATTTTCCGGTGGTTTCGCAGATTGATCGTTATGTTCCTGAATGGTACCAGCGTCGGCAGGAATCGGGCCACCGGAACCCCTGCCTTCTTCAATGCATGCACAATTGTCGGGAAAGAATAACGGGCCCCGGCCGCATCAACCAGCACCCGCACCTGGACGCCACGGTTGACCGCCTGGCTGAGGGCCTCCAGGAACCGATGCCCCACCGGGTCCCGATCAAATATGTAGGTTGCGAGAGTGACCGATTGCCGGGCCGAAGCGATCGCATCAAGCATGATCGGAAAGGCTTCATCACCCGTTTGCAGAGGCTCGAAACGGTTGCCGGAAACCAGGGGCAGTCCTGTAACCGTCCCCATCAACTTGGACAGATTGGCGAACTGGTGCGAATGGGCGACCTCCTCGGCCCGTGTCCGCGATTTCGGATGCCGGCCGGTCGCGCGACCCGATCCCCTCAGCGATGATGCCCGTCGACGAATCCGGTTGATCCCGAAAAGAAAGTAGAAGATCGGTCCGGCGAGAGGCGCAAGAAGGATAAACGCCACCCAGAGCACTGCCGCCCGTGAATCACGTTTGTAGAGAACGGCGTGGATGAAGGCGGCGATCGCACCCAGAACCGTGACAATCGCCACGACCCACTTCCAGACCAGCGGGATCGCCGAGAAGATCTCCATCAGGATTGACGATGAGTCATTGGCGAACGGGCGACAATCCCGATTTCCCGATCGTCACCCATTCACAAAAAAAGGCCCTCCGCTGCGAGCAGAGAGCCTTTCAAAGGAAATAAATCCCGGACCGGTCAGCCGCCCCGCTTGCGGCGGAACTTCGTCTGGAACTTCTCCACGCGGCCGGCGGTATCCACGAAACGCTTCTCGCCGGTATAGGCGGGATGGGAATCCGAAGTCACATCACGGACGACCACAAAGTATTCAACACCATCAATCTTTTCCTTACGGTTCGACCGCATGGTCGAGCGTGTGAGAAACTTCTTGTTCGACGAAACGTCGATGAAGCAGACCGGATGGAAGGCGGGATGGATTTTATCTTTCACGACGGGAAAAACAGGTAAGATCAGCCCTGCCGCGCCTTGAAGCGCGGATTGGACTTGCAGATGACGTAGACACGACCCTTGCGCCGGACAACCTGACAATCAGGGTGACGGCCTTTGGCACTCTTGAGGGAGGAAACGACTTTCATAAACAGGCGAAAACAAACAACCCGACGGCCGCTGTCAATAACTTAGAATAAAAACGCCTGTTTCCGTGCCCATGATCATCCTCCACCGCCTCAATTGACTGAAGGATCATCCGGAGCGTCCGCCAGGAAACGCAGCTCAGGGCTGATCATCCCAAGCAGGGTCCGCCAGAGATCCACTCCGTCCAGGCGATCGACAAGGTCAGGAGCCACCGGACTGACAATCCAGGCATTCTGGGCCAATTCACCCTCCAATTGCCCCTCTCCCCACCC is part of the Opitutaceae bacterium genome and encodes:
- a CDS encoding GNAT family protein; its protein translation is MPSASDAIPEILIREADPEDAAAILAYIDEVAGETDFLGFGRGEFDLDLEKETKYLEEQRDSNNSVYLLAMMDGEIAGTLSYTGGRRARTRHTGELGITVRRRYWGQGIGSLLMESLIAWARSSGVVTKLDLLVRTDNERAIQLYERMGFEREGRIRHAVHIDGVYHDALCMGLILDQ
- a CDS encoding flavodoxin family protein → MGKILVLHYSATGNTAKMADLVGEGAKRIPGMDIRVKAIDAASREDILWCDGLALGAPTHMGSIPWEMKKFWDEEVRPVWADVDGKIGCAFSSQGGWGGGAELTCQVLMTVMMNFGFLVFGVTDYAGHQFTLHYGAIQAGEPREEKERESCLRLGQRLAEWVAVYVDGRAEEHPCGAKRKRFPWKE
- the cls gene encoding cardiolipin synthase; amino-acid sequence: MEIFSAIPLVWKWVVAIVTVLGAIAAFIHAVLYKRDSRAAVLWVAFILLAPLAGPIFYFLFGINRIRRRASSLRGSGRATGRHPKSRTRAEEVAHSHQFANLSKLMGTVTGLPLVSGNRFEPLQTGDEAFPIMLDAIASARQSVTLATYIFDRDPVGHRFLEALSQAVNRGVQVRVLVDAAGARYSFPTIVHALKKAGVPVARFLPTLVPFRNITINLRNHRKILIVDGLVGFTGGMNIRDGNCSIPGRGLKIRDTHFRVTGPIVSNMQAVFADDWQFASGEQLAGHPWFVPVAEEGPVVARSIVDGPDADVGRLKWALLAGISAARKSVRVVTPYFLPDQDLIATLNLAAMRGVTVDIVLPENNNLKIVHWATMAILWQVLMHGCRVWLASGVFDHSKIMVVDDQWSLIGSANWDPRSLRLNFEYNIECYDTELARQLSGMVDERIESARPVSLESVDSRPLPVKFRDGIARLFTPFL
- a CDS encoding type B 50S ribosomal protein L31, translating into MKDKIHPAFHPVCFIDVSSNKKFLTRSTMRSNRKEKIDGVEYFVVVRDVTSDSHPAYTGEKRFVDTAGRVEKFQTKFRRKRGG
- the ykgO gene encoding type B 50S ribosomal protein L36, with amino-acid sequence MKVVSSLKSAKGRHPDCQVVRRKGRVYVICKSNPRFKARQG